One window from the genome of Pseudanabaena yagii GIHE-NHR1 encodes:
- a CDS encoding VWA domain-containing protein, with amino-acid sequence MQLKSVVQPFGEVNVYPQNNGEIDIVATILMVPDIEGARVGLALDGSASMKKMYGISGVVSSFFASAAVTHNVVEPVTRVMVKYLANFAATGRVDLINWACGAAGELIEDLGSFSGEEIEQFPVKGPKIPWGTGTKLLPPLRYFINKYKDAPAIGVKQPAAICLIITDGIIEDLEDVKEYCFKYALEIADKTKPFIKLLLIGVGNEIDEKQLEELDNMFEGSFVKDDAGRDIDLWDYQVADDIQILEQIFKEFVSAETIVTHYGRILNQAGTVCEEYSMGVPALMRFKLPAGSTAFTLEFSGGNVTQDITEALPKDLEVPLIPQSEQWKDVVDFV; translated from the coding sequence ATGCAGTTAAAAAGTGTCGTTCAACCCTTTGGTGAAGTCAATGTCTATCCCCAAAACAATGGAGAAATTGACATCGTTGCAACTATTCTGATGGTTCCAGACATCGAGGGCGCAAGAGTTGGCTTAGCTCTAGATGGATCGGCATCAATGAAAAAAATGTATGGCATTAGCGGCGTTGTTAGTAGCTTTTTTGCCAGTGCTGCTGTTACCCACAATGTCGTCGAACCAGTCACAAGGGTGATGGTCAAATATCTTGCCAACTTTGCGGCAACGGGTAGGGTTGATCTGATTAATTGGGCTTGCGGAGCAGCAGGTGAACTCATCGAGGATTTAGGTAGCTTTAGCGGTGAGGAGATCGAGCAATTTCCAGTTAAAGGTCCTAAAATTCCTTGGGGTACAGGTACAAAACTATTACCGCCTTTACGATATTTCATTAACAAATATAAAGATGCACCTGCGATCGGAGTGAAGCAACCTGCGGCAATCTGTTTGATTATCACCGATGGCATTATCGAAGATCTCGAAGATGTTAAGGAATATTGCTTTAAATACGCTCTTGAAATTGCTGATAAAACTAAACCATTTATCAAGCTGTTACTGATTGGAGTAGGCAATGAAATCGACGAAAAGCAACTGGAAGAACTGGATAATATGTTTGAAGGTAGCTTTGTAAAGGATGATGCAGGTCGTGATATTGACCTGTGGGATTATCAAGTTGCTGATGATATTCAAATTTTGGAACAGATTTTTAAAGAATTCGTGTCTGCGGAAACGATTGTCACCCACTATGGACGGATTCTCAATCAAGCGGGAACGGTCTGCGAAGAATATAGTATGGGTGTGCCAGCACTGATGCGCTTTAAATTGCCTGCTGGTTCTACTGCTTTTACTCTAGAGTTTTCTGGCGGTAATGTGACCCAAGATATTACTGAAGCTTTGCCCAAGGATCTAGAAGTTCCTCTCATTCCTCAATCTGAACAGTGGAAAGATGTTGTTGATTTCGTATAA